The Bacteroidales bacterium genome includes a region encoding these proteins:
- a CDS encoding DUF819 family protein: MNKIGSVLIAYFFGLVLGNSGLMPEDVKSIQEPFSEVSVLLAIPLLLFSTNVRQWLKVAGKTMFSGLLVGIAVIITVVSGYFIFMGDVGNGWQVSGLLTGVYTGGTPNMAAIKTALNVDSDLFIVTHTYDMLVCTIFIILALSVFQRFGLLFLPKYKIGNETDAKKQEELVAELETYDDLLTKKNIPNILKGVGLSVLIVAAGAGLSMVVPKDFSTVVAILTITSLGIALALVPRINKIPKTFHVGIYFILIFSLVVASMGDLTAIGNISAEIFFYVVYVVFGITILNFIFSAIFRIDADTTIITMTSLIFSPPFVPVVAAKLKNKDIIISGLTVGIIGYAVGNYLGILIAYALK; this comes from the coding sequence ATGAACAAAATCGGGTCTGTTTTAATTGCTTATTTCTTTGGTCTTGTTTTAGGAAATTCGGGTTTAATGCCTGAAGATGTAAAAAGCATACAAGAACCTTTTTCGGAAGTTTCGGTTTTATTGGCAATTCCGCTTTTATTGTTTTCAACAAATGTAAGGCAATGGTTAAAAGTTGCGGGAAAAACTATGTTTTCAGGATTATTGGTAGGTATTGCAGTTATTATTACCGTAGTTTCAGGTTATTTTATTTTTATGGGTGATGTTGGAAACGGCTGGCAAGTATCAGGTTTATTAACAGGTGTTTATACAGGCGGAACTCCAAATATGGCAGCTATAAAAACTGCTTTAAATGTTGATTCTGATTTGTTTATAGTAACACATACTTACGATATGTTGGTATGCACAATTTTTATAATACTTGCATTATCTGTGTTTCAACGTTTCGGTTTATTGTTTCTTCCGAAATACAAAATCGGCAACGAAACAGATGCAAAAAAGCAAGAAGAATTAGTTGCCGAATTAGAAACCTATGATGATTTGTTAACTAAAAAGAATATTCCGAACATATTAAAAGGAGTTGGTTTATCGGTACTGATTGTTGCTGCGGGTGCAGGTTTAAGTATGGTTGTGCCGAAAGATTTTTCTACCGTTGTTGCTATTTTAACAATTACAAGTTTGGGAATTGCTTTGGCATTAGTTCCGAGAATTAATAAGATACCTAAAACTTTTCATGTGGGTATTTATTTTATTTTAATATTCAGTTTAGTAGTTGCCTCAATGGGTGATTTAACAGCAATCGGTAATATTTCTGCTGAAATCTTTTTTTATGTTGTTTATGTAGTATTCGGAATAACAATTCTAAATTTTATATTTTCTGCAATTTTCAGAATTGATGCTGATACAACAATAATTACAATGACATCACTTATCTTTTCTCCCCCTTTTGTTCCTGTTGTTGCAGCAAAGTTAAAGAATAAAGATATTATTATTTCAGGTTTAACGGTAGGAATTATAGGATATGCCGTAGGCAATTATCTTGGAATATTGATTGCTTATGCTTTAAAATAA
- a CDS encoding DUF3575 domain-containing protein: MKKKLMILGAFMMLATMGFSQFEVKINPISALFGSIPISAEYIVSDNIGAEVAIGYRFGDNTSGLNSKVLFKYYFSPDKGGDKFYTAPYFNYTNYGGSTVDIFGTGSYSYKYTAIGVGLALGYKWVADGGFLADIGFGAGKNFAGGFEYDDPTYTFDTDVFPLNFLTRISIGYRF, translated from the coding sequence ATGAAAAAGAAATTAATGATTTTAGGAGCATTTATGATGCTTGCTACTATGGGATTTTCCCAGTTTGAAGTAAAAATTAATCCGATTAGTGCTTTATTCGGAAGTATTCCTATTTCTGCCGAATATATTGTTTCTGACAATATAGGAGCCGAAGTTGCTATAGGATACAGATTTGGAGATAATACCAGCGGATTAAACTCAAAAGTGCTTTTTAAGTATTATTTTAGCCCCGATAAAGGCGGAGATAAGTTCTATACTGCCCCTTATTTTAACTATACAAACTATGGCGGTTCTACTGTTGATATATTTGGAACAGGTTCATACAGTTATAAATATACTGCAATAGGTGTTGGTCTGGCATTGGGATATAAATGGGTTGCTGACGGCGGTTTTTTAGCTGATATAGGTTTTGGGGCAGGTAAAAACTTTGCCGGAGGTTTTGAGTATGATGACCCGACATATACATTTGATACAGATGTATTCCCTTTAAACTTTTTAACAAGAATTTCTATCGGTTACAGGTTCTAA
- a CDS encoding ABC transporter ATP-binding protein: MNREREIKITDAVIGYTSGKTSNILLSDINLSAHKGENIALIGVNGSGKSTLLHTIAGSHKLLSGQIKIKGKLIENYSAIESAKKLSIVTSEIINTRFLKVFDLVKLGRFPHQSFSKKQSENDINIIQEALSITGILHLAEKNISEISDGERQKVMIARALAQNTDIILLDEPTAFLDIENKYTVYNILSETAAKQNKTIIFSTHDLNIALKHADKVWLIKDKTIYEGAPEDLILQNVFNNLFSTGNVYFDKNKVEFSVKFQNKYPIKLINNSSSETINKLTINALNRKGFFIDNTLNKITINITKKKQWVINSDKKDISCFSIYSLMKKLLEIIK, translated from the coding sequence ATGAACAGAGAAAGGGAAATAAAAATTACTGATGCCGTAATAGGATATACTTCCGGAAAAACATCAAACATATTACTTTCCGACATAAATTTATCTGCACATAAAGGAGAAAACATTGCACTAATAGGCGTTAACGGTTCGGGTAAAAGCACATTATTACATACAATTGCAGGCTCTCATAAATTACTTTCGGGGCAAATAAAAATTAAGGGTAAACTCATTGAAAATTATTCGGCAATTGAGTCTGCAAAGAAGTTATCAATAGTTACTTCAGAAATTATTAATACCCGTTTTTTAAAAGTATTTGATTTGGTAAAATTAGGAAGGTTTCCGCATCAATCTTTTTCAAAAAAGCAATCAGAAAATGATATTAACATAATACAAGAGGCTCTCTCTATAACCGGCATTTTACATTTAGCAGAAAAAAATATTAGTGAAATAAGCGACGGAGAAAGGCAAAAAGTAATGATTGCAAGAGCATTAGCACAAAACACAGATATTATATTGTTGGATGAACCTACTGCATTTCTTGATATTGAAAATAAATATACAGTTTATAATATACTTTCAGAAACTGCTGCAAAACAAAACAAAACAATTATTTTTTCAACGCATGATTTAAACATTGCCTTAAAACATGCCGATAAAGTTTGGTTAATAAAAGACAAAACAATATACGAAGGAGCACCTGAAGATTTAATTTTACAAAATGTTTTTAATAATCTTTTTAGTACCGGCAATGTTTATTTTGATAAAAATAAAGTGGAATTCTCTGTTAAGTTTCAAAACAAATATCCGATAAAGCTTATAAATAATTCAAGCTCAGAAACTATTAATAAGCTAACAATAAATGCACTAAACCGAAAAGGATTTTTTATTGACAATACCTTAAATAAAATAACGATTAACATAACAAAAAAGAAACAATGGGTAATAAATTCAGATAAAAAAGATATTTCATGTTTCTCAATATACAGTTTAATGAAGAAATTGCTTGAAATAATTAAATAA
- a CDS encoding glycosyltransferase family 2 protein, translating to MINDKTVAVVVPAYNEETQIGIVIENMPNFVDRIIVINDCSKDKTSDVVQKYIQDNNRDYSHPKIKKTELVKTLYNHADFVVQEIFEKEKNNLTSSEIANEHQEKDRIILINHKKNGGVGAAVATGFQWCRENNIDITAKVDGDGQMDPAELYNICKPVAEENIDYVKGNRLIHKSSKLVIPEIRYLGNSVLSIMTKIASGYWAVSDTQTAFTAISRNGLNSIRLDKLYKKYGYPNDILVKLNIASCTLKEVEIKPIYNVGEKSKMKILKLIPRLSFLLFKSFFKRLFVKYFFRDFHPLFFFYILSFLLFLIDIPFIVELIKNYTVKGAATQESWLIIFIFLTISSLQSLFFAMWMDIQDNEKLYKR from the coding sequence ATGATAAATGATAAAACAGTTGCAGTTGTTGTTCCGGCTTATAACGAAGAAACTCAAATAGGTATTGTTATAGAAAATATGCCCAATTTTGTTGACAGAATTATTGTAATAAATGATTGCTCAAAAGATAAAACTTCCGATGTTGTTCAAAAATATATTCAAGATAACAATAGAGATTATTCTCATCCTAAAATTAAAAAAACTGAGTTAGTTAAAACACTGTATAATCATGCTGATTTTGTAGTTCAGGAAATATTTGAAAAAGAAAAAAATAATCTTACATCTTCCGAAATTGCAAATGAGCATCAAGAAAAAGACCGAATTATTTTAATAAATCACAAAAAAAACGGAGGAGTAGGAGCAGCTGTTGCTACCGGTTTTCAGTGGTGCAGAGAAAATAATATTGATATTACCGCAAAAGTTGACGGCGACGGACAAATGGACCCTGCTGAATTATATAATATTTGCAAACCCGTTGCAGAAGAAAATATTGATTATGTAAAAGGTAACCGATTGATACATAAAAGTTCAAAACTTGTAATACCCGAGATAAGATATCTCGGCAATTCAGTTTTATCAATAATGACAAAAATTGCAAGCGGTTATTGGGCGGTAAGCGATACCCAAACTGCTTTTACTGCAATTTCAAGAAACGGATTAAATTCAATTCGTTTAGATAAGCTTTATAAAAAATACGGTTATCCGAATGATATTTTGGTAAAACTAAATATTGCTTCATGCACTTTGAAAGAAGTTGAAATTAAACCTATTTATAATGTAGGCGAAAAATCAAAAATGAAAATTTTGAAGTTAATTCCGCGACTTTCATTTTTGTTGTTTAAATCATTCTTTAAACGTTTGTTTGTAAAATATTTTTTCAGAGATTTTCACCCGCTGTTTTTCTTTTATATATTATCGTTCCTTTTATTTTTAATTGATATTCCTTTTATTGTAGAGTTAATAAAAAATTATACGGTAAAAGGTGCTGCAACACAAGAAAGTTGGTTGATTATATTCATATTCTTAACAATATCTTCCTTGCAATCATTATTTTTTGCAATGTGGATGGATATTCAGGATAATGAAAAATTATATAAAAGATAA
- a CDS encoding flippase-like domain-containing protein, with the protein MKTKLLFNILLYLSLIFLVVYLYRLNVDEVKGLDVNVLYLLVSLLFLWGGFYLSTLSWWYVLKKHNINISKRTSLKSHGLSVFAKYIPGKIWVVLGRAAKATEQKYSVKTASFASLKEQLLYVWLGLLISALPLFLYRGIDIFSISVSVLFVGISFINFSDKFRIFVIWSLKKVLKKDIEIPHISFKKNLKLLVYIFIYWTSWIIAFYFLSLSLYPDTTVQIGFIFPLSVTIGLLAVIVPGGIGVREGIMVTFMVLSGMPVEIAVSISVVSRIWYISGELFIFLSAVFVKKSN; encoded by the coding sequence ATGAAAACTAAATTGTTGTTCAATATTCTGCTTTATTTATCATTAATTTTTCTCGTAGTATATTTGTACAGGCTTAATGTTGATGAGGTTAAGGGCTTAGATGTCAATGTGTTATATTTGCTGGTATCATTGTTATTTCTTTGGGGCGGTTTTTATTTAAGTACATTGAGCTGGTGGTATGTATTAAAAAAACATAATATAAATATCTCAAAAAGAACTTCTTTAAAGTCACACGGTCTTTCTGTTTTTGCAAAATACATCCCGGGAAAAATTTGGGTTGTGTTAGGTCGTGCGGCAAAGGCAACTGAGCAAAAATATTCTGTTAAAACGGCATCTTTTGCTTCTTTAAAAGAGCAGTTGTTATATGTTTGGCTCGGTTTATTGATAAGTGCACTTCCATTGTTTTTGTACAGAGGGATTGATATTTTTTCAATAAGCGTTTCGGTTTTATTTGTCGGAATAAGTTTTATTAATTTTTCTGATAAATTCAGAATTTTTGTAATTTGGTCTTTGAAAAAAGTTTTAAAAAAAGATATTGAAATACCGCATATATCATTTAAAAAGAATTTAAAACTACTTGTATATATTTTTATTTATTGGACTTCCTGGATTATTGCTTTCTACTTTTTATCTCTTTCATTATATCCCGATACAACCGTTCAAATAGGATTTATTTTTCCTCTCAGCGTAACTATAGGTTTATTGGCTGTTATTGTTCCCGGCGGAATAGGTGTAAGGGAAGGAATAATGGTTACATTTATGGTGCTCAGCGGGATGCCTGTTGAAATTGCGGTAAGTATTTCGGTAGTTTCCAGAATTTGGTATATAAGCGGTGAATTATTTATTTTCTTATCGGCAGTTTTTGTTAAAAAGAGCAATTAA
- a CDS encoding glycosyltransferase family 2 protein, producing the protein MKLSIVIPAYNEEKNISLLYSQIKEALSDYEYECIFIDDGSNDNTFNEIQKLSEKDKKVKGISFSRNFGHQTALLAGLKEARNDIVITMDADGQHPPEIIPKLIEESQKGFDIVNTRRISTADAKHLKKITSKWYYKILNKLTDVKIEHASSDFRLMNKKTVDAFLKIDEKDRFTRGLIKWMGFKQSIIEFEAPERMTGKSKYTFRKMLRFAFDGITSFSSKPLKFSTILGVTSLIFGFLYSIYILIMFFTGNTASGWASTMLVILILGGFQLLSIGIIGEYISRIFNESKNRPHYFIKDRC; encoded by the coding sequence ATGAAACTTAGTATAGTCATTCCCGCATATAATGAAGAAAAAAATATATCTCTTTTATATTCTCAAATAAAAGAAGCATTATCTGATTATGAATATGAATGTATTTTTATTGATGACGGAAGTAATGATAATACATTTAATGAAATTCAAAAATTATCGGAGAAAGATAAAAAAGTTAAGGGAATCTCTTTTTCCAGAAACTTCGGACACCAAACAGCTTTACTCGCAGGCTTAAAAGAAGCTCGAAATGATATTGTAATTACAATGGATGCCGACGGGCAACATCCTCCCGAAATAATACCGAAACTTATTGAAGAATCTCAAAAAGGTTTTGATATTGTTAATACTCGGCGTATTTCTACTGCCGATGCCAAACATTTGAAAAAAATTACTTCAAAATGGTATTATAAAATCCTAAATAAGTTAACCGATGTAAAAATTGAACATGCTTCTTCCGATTTCAGATTAATGAACAAGAAAACCGTTGATGCTTTTTTGAAAATTGACGAAAAAGACAGATTTACAAGAGGACTTATTAAGTGGATGGGGTTTAAACAATCAATTATCGAATTTGAAGCTCCGGAACGCATGACAGGAAAATCGAAATATACTTTTCGAAAAATGCTACGCTTTGCATTTGACGGTATAACTTCTTTTTCATCAAAACCGTTAAAATTCAGCACAATATTAGGCGTTACATCATTAATATTCGGTTTTTTATATTCAATCTATATTTTAATAATGTTTTTTACCGGAAATACTGCTTCCGGCTGGGCTTCAACTATGTTGGTAATATTAATATTAGGAGGCTTTCAACTGTTAAGCATCGGCATAATAGGAGAATATATTTCAAGAATTTTTAACGAATCAAAAAACAGACCTCACTATTTTATAAAAGACAGATGTTAA
- a CDS encoding MBOAT family protein, which translates to MLFNSLIFLIFGFLFFVILPQINKLRNNFRWLFFTFASFVFYGWWDWRFLFLIIGSGLIDFFAGKIIFKKPKHKTFFLILSLIGNLGSLAAFKYSSFFAENISLLLSNFGIIIDLKSKIPEFMLILPVGISFYTFQSMSYTIDVYRGRLKPTDNILQFFSYLAMFPQLVAGPIVRARDLLPQLKKVRKVSDFENWNGFKLILVGFFKKVVLADNIAPLINYAFSDVNTSTSTLYWWIAIIGFAFQIYFDFSGYSDIARGLAKWMGFHFRVNFNHPYISTSIREFWTRWHISLSTWFKDYVYIPIGGSKKGKLRGHLNMWITMIVSGFWHGAAWTFVIWGALHAFFLSLERIFKIPKFLLKFRIGKIFALALVLFQVMIAWVFFRADSFGQAIQVTKYLLNFNFVQDFNPNDKVFINGIFFISVGILIESFFFFNIKRVNFIKHINLRSKRIIEYAYFVILILAIIFFRGKGEEFIYFQF; encoded by the coding sequence ATGCTTTTTAATTCGTTAATCTTCCTTATTTTCGGATTTCTTTTCTTCGTTATTCTTCCGCAAATTAATAAGTTGAGAAATAACTTTAGGTGGTTATTTTTTACTTTTGCTTCATTTGTTTTTTACGGTTGGTGGGATTGGAGATTCTTATTTCTTATTATCGGAAGCGGATTAATTGATTTTTTTGCCGGAAAAATAATCTTCAAAAAGCCGAAACACAAAACCTTTTTCCTTATTCTTTCATTAATCGGAAATTTAGGAAGTCTTGCGGCTTTTAAATACAGTTCATTTTTTGCGGAAAATATTAGTTTGCTGTTAAGTAATTTCGGAATTATAATTGACCTGAAAAGTAAAATTCCCGAATTTATGCTGATTCTTCCCGTAGGAATCAGTTTCTACACATTTCAATCAATGAGCTACACAATAGATGTTTACAGAGGAAGATTAAAACCTACCGATAACATTTTGCAATTTTTCTCATATCTTGCAATGTTTCCGCAACTTGTTGCAGGACCTATTGTAAGAGCTCGTGATTTACTGCCTCAATTAAAGAAAGTAAGAAAAGTATCTGACTTTGAAAATTGGAACGGTTTTAAATTAATATTAGTCGGTTTTTTTAAAAAAGTAGTATTAGCTGATAATATAGCACCTTTAATAAATTATGCTTTCAGCGATGTTAATACTTCAACTTCAACTTTATATTGGTGGATTGCAATAATAGGTTTTGCATTCCAAATATACTTTGATTTCAGCGGTTACAGCGATATTGCGAGAGGGCTGGCAAAATGGATGGGCTTCCATTTCAGAGTTAATTTTAATCATCCGTATATTTCAACTTCGATAAGAGAATTTTGGACACGTTGGCATATCTCATTATCTACTTGGTTCAAAGATTATGTTTATATTCCGATAGGAGGTTCAAAAAAGGGAAAATTAAGAGGGCATCTAAATATGTGGATTACAATGATTGTTTCGGGTTTTTGGCACGGAGCAGCATGGACATTCGTAATTTGGGGAGCCTTACACGCTTTTTTCTTAAGTTTAGAAAGAATATTCAAAATACCGAAGTTTTTATTAAAATTCAGAATAGGAAAAATATTTGCATTAGCTTTGGTACTTTTTCAAGTAATGATTGCTTGGGTATTTTTCAGAGCAGATTCCTTTGGGCAAGCAATTCAAGTTACAAAATACCTTCTGAACTTTAATTTTGTTCAAGATTTTAATCCGAATGACAAGGTATTTATAAACGGAATTTTCTTTATATCTGTCGGAATTCTAATTGAATCATTCTTTTTCTTCAATATAAAAAGAGTTAATTTTATTAAACATATTAATTTGCGAAGTAAAAGAATTATAGAATATGCTTACTTTGTTATTCTAATATTAGCAATAATATTTTTCAGAGGAAAAGGAGAAGAATTTATTTATTTTCAATTTTAA
- a CDS encoding gamma carbonic anhydrase family protein codes for MAIIKSVRGFAPKYGKNCFFAENAVIVGDVIIGETCSIWFSAVLRGDVNSIRIGNNVNIQDNATLHTLYQKSTIEIGNNVSVGHNAVIHGAKISNNVLIGIGAIILDHVEIGENSIIAAGAMVKTGTKVEPNSIYAGVPAKKVKDIEPEQTKEMINKIADNYSMYASWYKK; via the coding sequence ATGGCAATAATAAAATCAGTAAGAGGTTTTGCACCAAAATACGGTAAAAATTGTTTTTTTGCAGAAAATGCCGTAATTGTGGGTGATGTTATAATAGGAGAAACATGCAGCATCTGGTTCAGTGCAGTTTTAAGAGGCGATGTTAATTCAATTCGTATCGGAAATAATGTAAATATTCAAGACAATGCAACTTTACATACTTTATATCAAAAATCGACAATTGAGATAGGCAACAATGTTTCGGTAGGGCATAATGCAGTTATTCACGGAGCAAAAATCAGCAACAATGTTCTTATAGGAATAGGAGCAATAATATTAGACCATGTCGAAATAGGCGAAAATTCTATAATTGCTGCCGGGGCAATGGTGAAAACAGGAACAAAAGTTGAACCGAACAGTATTTATGCAGGTGTTCCCGCAAAAAAAGTTAAAGATATTGAACCCGAACAAACAAAAGAAATGATAAATAAAATTGCCGATAACTACAGCATGTATGCAAGTTGGTATAAAAAATAA
- a CDS encoding DUF4837 family protein, which produces MKNIFLALFIISILAACEQNSERIIPSSTGAPGQILVVMPNHFWQQEPGKIVKETLTQDYEVLPQSEPLYDITHLPNEAYSKIMQRTRNILYIDISSKVKKPEVLIAYDKHSKPQLIISVRAKDDKDFIEIFNKQKEKILSSYKNAERNRLIKAYGNTLLNKTIKKQLEKGHNISLNIPKGYNLDVDSSDFVWISQETQYSSQGILIWDYLYTDTSEFHFENLIAKRDSITKIHVPGPADSSYMVTEDLISPQFIEFMKDGKYTTEIRGLWKIGGEAEGIFMGGPFINYSTVDRKRNRIVTVDGYIYGGKKKKRELVRQVEAILYSLKILE; this is translated from the coding sequence ATGAAAAACATATTTTTAGCATTATTTATCATAAGCATTTTAGCGGCATGCGAACAAAACTCAGAACGAATAATACCGTCTTCAACAGGTGCTCCCGGACAAATATTAGTTGTTATGCCTAATCATTTTTGGCAACAAGAACCGGGAAAAATTGTAAAAGAAACCCTGACACAAGATTATGAAGTATTGCCTCAATCTGAGCCTCTGTATGACATCACTCATCTTCCGAATGAAGCATATTCTAAAATAATGCAAAGAACCCGAAATATTCTTTATATTGATATTTCTTCAAAAGTAAAAAAGCCGGAAGTTCTGATTGCTTACGACAAACATTCTAAACCTCAATTAATTATATCAGTCAGAGCAAAAGATGATAAAGATTTTATTGAAATTTTCAATAAACAAAAAGAAAAAATACTTTCATCATACAAAAATGCCGAACGTAACAGACTTATAAAAGCTTACGGGAATACATTATTAAACAAAACCATAAAAAAACAACTTGAAAAAGGGCATAACATAAGTTTGAATATTCCTAAAGGTTATAATCTTGATGTTGACAGCTCCGATTTTGTATGGATTAGTCAAGAAACACAATATTCTTCGCAAGGAATTTTAATTTGGGATTATCTTTATACAGATACAAGTGAGTTTCATTTTGAGAATTTAATTGCAAAAAGAGATTCAATTACAAAAATTCATGTTCCCGGTCCTGCCGACAGCTCATATATGGTAACAGAAGATTTAATCAGCCCGCAATTTATAGAATTTATGAAAGACGGTAAATACACAACAGAAATAAGAGGTTTATGGAAAATAGGCGGAGAAGCGGAAGGAATTTTTATGGGCGGTCCTTTTATAAATTACTCAACCGTTGACAGAAAACGAAACAGAATTGTAACTGTTGACGGATATATATACGGCGGTAAAAAGAAAAAAAGAGAACTTGTAAGACAAGTAGAAGCAATTTTATATTCTTTAAAGATACTTGAATAA
- a CDS encoding twin-arginine translocase TatA/TatE family subunit, with protein sequence MTLFIIAGMLGPWQIVLIVIVVILLFGGRKIPELMKGLGQGMKEFKNATKDMKKDKEDEIVSEKDDSGEEK encoded by the coding sequence ATGACATTGTTTATTATAGCAGGAATGTTAGGTCCGTGGCAAATTGTTTTAATTGTTATTGTTGTTATTCTGTTATTCGGCGGAAGAAAAATCCCTGAATTAATGAAAGGTTTAGGTCAAGGCATGAAAGAGTTTAAAAATGCCACAAAAGACATGAAAAAAGATAAAGAGGATGAAATTGTAAGTGAAAAAGATGATTCCGGAGAGGAAAAATAA
- the rseP gene encoding RIP metalloprotease RseP, translating to MVFFIKTAQLLLSLSILVILHEFGHFAFAKLFKTRVEKFYLFFNPWFSLFKIKRGETEYGIGWLPLGGYVKISGMIDESMDKEQMKQPPQPHEFRSKKAWQRLLIMLGGVIMNFILAGLVFVAVLYTWGTDSLPVENMKYGISADSVAYNIGFEDGDKLISVNDVKYSTFQEINKEIILGSDRVVKVNRKGEFVNITISDEQIGMILANKSLFIKARHEFIIDTILPESAPEKIGLKKGDKLIGINDSSVLFHDQYVKYFRTHKNSELKLLVERNNTQFTVNAKIDSTGKLGVGYVPFGDLKTVHTNYTFFESIPAGISKGIKEVKDYLRQFKLIFNSKTKAYKSVGSFGAIGSMFAPVWDWHSFWFMTALLSIILGVVNILPIPALDGGHVMFVLYEMISGRKPSDKFLEYAQITGFVILLAIMAFALKNDIVNFLF from the coding sequence ATGGTTTTTTTCATAAAAACAGCACAATTATTACTGAGTTTATCAATACTCGTTATTCTTCATGAATTCGGGCATTTTGCATTTGCAAAATTATTTAAAACAAGAGTTGAAAAATTTTATTTATTTTTTAACCCGTGGTTTTCATTATTTAAAATCAAAAGAGGCGAAACCGAATACGGAATAGGTTGGTTGCCTCTCGGCGGATATGTAAAAATATCAGGAATGATTGATGAGTCAATGGATAAAGAGCAAATGAAACAACCGCCTCAACCGCATGAATTCAGGTCGAAAAAAGCTTGGCAAAGATTGTTAATTATGCTCGGCGGTGTAATTATGAATTTTATTTTGGCAGGATTAGTCTTCGTCGCAGTTTTATATACCTGGGGAACAGACTCTTTGCCGGTCGAAAATATGAAATACGGAATTTCTGCTGATTCTGTTGCCTATAATATCGGTTTTGAAGACGGAGATAAACTTATTTCGGTTAATGATGTAAAATATTCTACATTTCAAGAAATAAATAAAGAAATTATTCTCGGAAGCGACAGGGTTGTTAAGGTTAACAGAAAAGGTGAATTTGTCAACATTACAATAAGTGACGAACAAATAGGAATGATTTTGGCAAATAAAAGTCTTTTTATTAAAGCCAGGCATGAATTTATTATTGATACAATACTGCCGGAGTCGGCTCCCGAAAAAATAGGATTAAAAAAAGGCGATAAATTAATCGGAATAAATGATTCAAGCGTTCTTTTCCACGATCAATACGTAAAATATTTCAGAACACATAAAAATTCCGAACTAAAACTTTTGGTTGAAAGAAATAACACTCAATTTACCGTTAATGCAAAAATTGACAGCACCGGAAAATTAGGTGTAGGTTATGTTCCTTTCGGAGATTTAAAAACAGTTCACACAAACTATACATTCTTTGAATCAATACCTGCCGGTATTTCAAAAGGAATAAAAGAAGTAAAAGATTATTTACGTCAATTCAAACTAATATTTAATTCTAAAACAAAAGCATATAAATCAGTAGGCAGTTTCGGAGCAATAGGAAGCATGTTTGCTCCTGTTTGGGATTGGCACTCGTTTTGGTTTATGACAGCTTTGCTTTCAATTATTCTCGGAGTAGTTAATATTCTTCCGATTCCTGCTCTCGACGGAGGACACGTAATGTTTGTACTTTACGAAATGATAAGCGGCAGAAAACCAAGCGACAAGTTTTTAGAATATGCTCAAATTACAGGATTTGTAATATTATTAGCAATTATGGCATTTGCATTAAAAAATGATATTGTAAATTTCTTGTTTTAG